One genomic segment of Primulina tabacum isolate GXHZ01 chromosome 9, ASM2559414v2, whole genome shotgun sequence includes these proteins:
- the LOC142555951 gene encoding DNA replication licensing factor MCM3 homolog 2, producing MDLSEDVRTAHKRTFLKFFEQTEYNVELKKGLELMFTQNRRRCIVNLSHFYHHREGTDLARRLLQTPSEYMQPLCDAVTDVARSMNQKYLKEGEQTLVGLEGPFVSRRVTPRELMSRFIGSMVCVEGIVTKCSLVRPKVVKSVHFCPVTEKFMVREYRDITSNIGLPTGSVYPTRDDNGNLLVTEFGLCTYKDHQTLSMQEVPENSAPGQLPRTVDVIVEDDLVDSCKPGDRVAIVGIYKALPGKSQGSVNGVFRTVLIANNVSLLNNMSHNLQYSSDDMKNIRKISERGDAFDLIANSLAPSIYGHSWIKKAVILLMLGGNEKNLKNGTHLRGDINMMMVGDPSVAKSQLLRAIMNIAPLAISTTGRGSSGVGLTAAVTSDQETGERRLEAGAMVLADRGIVCIDEFDKMNDQDRVAIHEVMEQQTVTIAKAGIHASLNARCSVVAAANPIYGTYDRSLTPTKNIGLPDSLLSRFDLLFIVLDQMNPAIDREISQHVLRMHRYRSVGDGGSTALHDNAQRDREDETEAGSSVFVKYNRMLHGQKSDKGRKRDTLTINFLRKFIHYAKNRIQPELTDEASDHIATTYAEFRSASSTTKTGGTLPITARTLETIIRLSTAHAKLKLRRQVLKFDVEAALQVLNFAIYHQELSEMEEREQREMAREQRADVDTGDNDAPGGSRNMTANGRSTVNRGETEAMEVDGPPAGEDNISSERLEAFSSALGKYRHAQHIEQMPIADIEGVVNSGAAKPYSASEIMSLLKIMEEKGILMIRKDMNLVYFV from the exons ATGGATTTGAGCGAGGATGTCAGGACTGCTCACAAGAGAACTTTTCTCAAATTCTTCGAACAAACT GAATACAACGTTGAGCTAAAAAAAGGGCTCGAATTAATGTTTACTCAGAACCGCCGCCGCTGCATCGTCAACCTTTCCCATTTCTACCATCACAGGGAAGGCACCGATTTGGCTCGCAG gcTCTTGCAAACTCCCAGTGAGTATATGCAGCCTCTCTGTGATGCAGTGACGGATGTTGCACGGAGCATGAATCAAAAGTATCTGAAGGAAGGAGAGCAAACTCTAGTTGGGCTTGAGGGTCCTTTCGTTTCCCGGAGGGTGACACCAAGAGAGCTCATGTCACGGTTTATTGGCTCAATGGTCTGCGTTGAAGGCATTGTCACTAAAT GTTCTCTTGTTAGGCCAAAGGTTGTCAAGAGTGTCCATTTCTGCCCTGTCACGGAGAAATTTATGGTTCGTGAATACAGAGACATTACGTCTAATATAGGTTTGCCAACCGGTTCAGTCTATCCTACTAGA GATGACAATGGAAACTTGTTGGTGACTGAGTTTGGGTTATGTACTTATAAGGACCACCAGACGTTATCCATGCAAGAAGTACCAGAAAACTCAGCTCCTGGACAGCTTCCTCGGACTGTGGATGTCATTGTTGAAGATGACCTGGTGGATTCATGTAAACCCGGAGACCGTGTGGCAATAGTTGGGATCTACAAAGCCCTTCCTGGGAAAAGCCAGGGTAGTGTAAATGGAGTCTTCAG GACTGTTCTCATAGCCAACAATGTCTCTCTTCTCAACAATATGTCCCACAATTTACAGTATTCAAGTGAcgacatgaaaaatattagaaagataTCCGAAAGAGGCGATGCATTTGACCTAATTGCGAATTCTCTGGCACCTTCCATATACGGTCACTCGTGGATAAAGAAAGCTGTGATTCTATTGATGCTGGGAGGAAacgaaaaaaatttgaaaaatggaACCCATTTGCGGGG TGACATAAATATGATGATGGTTGGTGATCCTTCTGTTGCCAAGTCTCAATTATTGAGAGCAATCATGAATATTGCTCCTCTAGCCATATCAACCACTGGCCGGGGGTCTTCTGGTGTTGGATTGACAGCGGCAGTTACTTCCGATCAAGAGACAG GGGAACGGAGACTCGAAGCTGGCGCAATGGTTCTTGCTGATCGAGGCATTGTTTGTATTGATGAGTTCGACAAAATGAATGACCAAGATCGTGTTGCTATACATGAGGTGATGGAACAGCAGACTGTAACAATTGCAAAAGCTGGTATTCATGCGTCATTGAATGCTCGCTGCAGCGTTGTAGCAGCTGCAAATCCTATATATGGAACT TATGATCGATCTTTAACCCCAACAAAGAATATTGGATTGCCGGACTCCCTGCTTTCtcgttttgatttattgttcaTCGTTTTGGATCAAATGAATCCTGCCATTGACCGTGAGATTTCACAACATGTGTTGCGTATGCATCGGTATCGATCAGTGGGAGATGGAG GCAGCACAGCCTTACATGATAATGCCCAGCGTGACAGAGAAGATGAAACAGAGGCTGGCTCATCTGTTTTTGTTAAATACAACAGAATGCTGCACGGGCAAAAATCTGATAAAGGCCGCAAACGTGACACTCTCACTATCAATTTTCTGAGGAAGTTCATTCATTATGCGAAAAATAGGATTCAACCTGAGCTCACTGATGAG gcatctgaccacattGCGACTACATATGCTGAATTCAGAAGTGCAAGCTCAACCACAAAG ACCGGAGGGACACTTCCAATCACTGCTAGAACCTTGGAAACAATAATACGATTATCGACTGCTCATGCCAAACTGAAGCTGCGGAGACAG GTTCTGAAGTTTGACGTCGAGGCAGCTCTTCAAGTTCTTAACTTTGCTATATATCATCAAGAGCTGAGTGAAATGGAAGAGCGTGAGCAAAGAGAAATGGCAAGAGAACAAAGAGCTGACGTGGACACTGGTGATAATGATGCTCCTGGTGGTAGCAGAAATATGACTGCAAATGGCAGATCTACTGTAAACAGAGG TGAAACGGAAGCCATGGAAGTGGATGGACCTCCAGCTGGTGAAGACAACATTTCATCAGAGAG ACTAGAAGCGTTCAGTTCTGCACTAGGGAAGTACCGGCATGCACAGCATATAGAACAAATGCCAATAGCTGATATAGAAGGTGTTGTTAACAGTGGGGCAGCTAAACCTTACTCGGCATCAGAAATTATGTCCCTTTTGAAG ATAATGGAAGAGAAAGGCATCTTGATGATACGGAAGGACATGAATCTCGTTTACTTCGTGTGA